A genome region from Fervidobacterium changbaicum includes the following:
- a CDS encoding type III PLP-dependent enzyme has protein sequence MEKLRQIAEAYGTPVLVMDLNVIRQNYMNLIENIKNCKVYYAVKANSHIEIVKLLRDLGSYFDVASRGEIEKLLSLGVEPYRMSFGNTIKKIEDIKFAYDNGIRMFAVDSEMEIEKIAMVAPGSDIYVRISTNGMEDDADWPLTRKFGTSVSHAIELVKYAKTLGLNPIGLSFHVGSQNYNPENWRTAIREASVVFEEAKEFGVNMSMINTGGGMPVKYVRDIPTVKQIANVINEAVEEYLGDNITVIVEPGRSMVGNAGVMITKVILRSKKGDENWLYLDAGVFHGLTETIQNIRYRITVDGKEDEELDTFVLAGPTCDSVDVMYYDAQLPKSTTLGDIVYFHTAGAYTTEYGTNFNGIASPGIVFVKGILSDDEETEEGIPEVVEIKSEESKE, from the coding sequence ATGGAAAAACTTAGACAAATCGCGGAAGCTTACGGAACACCAGTCCTGGTAATGGACTTGAATGTGATCAGGCAGAACTATATGAACCTAATTGAGAACATAAAGAATTGTAAGGTTTATTATGCGGTTAAAGCGAATTCTCACATCGAAATCGTAAAACTTCTTAGAGACCTAGGAAGCTATTTCGACGTCGCATCAAGAGGAGAAATTGAGAAACTGCTTTCACTTGGTGTGGAACCGTACAGAATGAGTTTTGGTAACACTATTAAGAAGATAGAAGATATAAAATTCGCATACGACAACGGTATCAGGATGTTTGCAGTGGATTCCGAAATGGAGATAGAAAAGATAGCAATGGTTGCTCCCGGTTCTGATATATATGTTAGAATAAGCACCAACGGCATGGAAGATGATGCTGACTGGCCACTTACAAGAAAGTTTGGAACAAGTGTGAGCCATGCAATTGAACTTGTGAAGTACGCAAAAACGCTGGGATTAAATCCCATTGGATTGAGCTTCCACGTTGGTTCACAAAACTACAATCCAGAGAATTGGAGAACGGCTATAAGAGAAGCTTCCGTTGTTTTTGAAGAAGCAAAAGAATTTGGAGTTAATATGTCCATGATCAACACGGGCGGTGGAATGCCAGTCAAATACGTTAGGGATATACCAACCGTTAAACAAATCGCGAATGTTATAAATGAAGCTGTTGAAGAATACTTAGGTGATAACATAACCGTTATAGTGGAACCTGGAAGGTCTATGGTGGGTAATGCTGGTGTTATGATCACAAAAGTGATTCTCCGAAGCAAAAAAGGAGACGAAAACTGGTTGTATCTTGATGCTGGTGTATTTCATGGTTTGACAGAAACAATTCAAAACATCCGATACAGAATAACGGTTGATGGAAAAGAAGATGAAGAACTCGATACTTTTGTACTAGCTGGTCCTACGTGTGATAGCGTTGATGTAATGTACTACGATGCCCAACTGCCGAAGAGTACAACACTTGGTGATATTGTTTACTTCCACACAGCTGGTGCTTATACCACCGAGTACGGAACGAATTTCAACGGAATCGCTTCGCCAGGGATAGTTTTCGTGAAAGGTATTTTGTCCGATGATGAAGAAACAGAAGAAGGAATTCCAGAAGTAGTGGAGATCAAAAGCGAAGAATCCAAGGAATAA